Genomic window (Vibrio coralliirubri):
CACCTAAAGACGGTGAGCGTTACTTTGCACTGCTTAAAGTAAACACGGTTAACTACGACAAGCCAGACAACGCTCGTAATAAGATTCTTTTCGAAAACCTTACTCCTCTTCACGCTAACGAACGTATGGTGATGGAAGCGGGTAATGGTGCGACTGAAGATATTACGGCTCGTATTCTTGATCTTGCATCTCCAATTGGTAAAGGTCAGCGTGGTCTGATTGTTGCTCCGCCTAAAGCGGGTAAGACAATGCTTCTGCAAAACATTGCTCAAAGCATTGCGCGTAACCATCCTGAGTGTGAACTAATGGTTCTACTTATCGATGAGCGTCCAGAAGAAGTAACAGAAATGCAGCGTCTAGTTAAAGGCGAAGTAGTTGCTTCAACATTCGATGAGCCAGCATCTCGCCACGTACAAGTTGCAGAAATGGTTATCGAGAAAGCGAAACGCCTTGTTGAACACAAGAAAGACGTAGTTATCCTACTGGATTCTATTACTCGTCTAGCTCGTGCTTACAACACTGTGATTCCTTCATCAGGTAAAGTTCTTACTGGTGGTGTTGATGCGAATGCTCTACATCGTCCAAAGCGTTTCTTCGGTGCGGCACGTAACGTAGAAGAAGGCGGTAGCTTGACTATCATCGCAACAGCACTGGTTGATACTGGTTCTAAGATGGATGAAGTTATCTACGAAGAATTCAAAGGTACAGGTAACATGGAACTGCACCTTAACCGTAAGATTGCTGAAAAACGCGTATTCCCAGCGATTGATTTCAACCGCTCTGGTACTCGTCGTGAAGAGCTTCTTACCAAGAACGATGAACTACAGAAGATGTGGATCCTGCGTAAGATTGTTCACCCAATGGGCGAAATCGACGCAATGGAATTCCTTATCGACAAGCTAGCAATGACGAAAACGAACGATGAGTTCTTTGACGCAATGCGTCGTCAGTAATATTGATTAGCTGATCGTTATTTAATAAGCGCTGCCCTCGGGTGGCGCTTTTTATTTGCATTTTGTAGCGCCAGCTTGCAGAATGAGTAAAAGTGTTACAAGGAAGTTAAAATGCAACATGGACTGTTGTCATCATTACTCCTGTCTACTTCACTGTTATTTTCACCGGTTGGTATGAGCTATGCCACCGAGATGTCTCCACTTACAGTAGAGTCTTGGCTTGAGAATGATCAAGTAAAACTGAAAACTGCTGAACTACTCGAGCTTGTCGTACGTGACGAAGTCAATTCGCTACGCTTTGCGCTTGAGCGCCTGACATTTCCCCAGCAAGAGGTGGCTCGTTACCAACTCTTGAAGAAGCTTGAACAGCAAAAAATCGTACTCACACCCAAGATGTCTATCTTCATTGAGCAGCAACTTGCTATCACGCCTACTTATCAAGTCTTAGAGCGTGGAGATGGCTATGAGTTTACGGTACCTGCCTTTAATTACCCTTCAATTGCTAATCGCCTTATTAAACAATGGCGTCAAGATCAGAAGACATTGGTGTTTGTGTTAGATGCAGAGAAACAGGAACTCGACCTAAAAGAGTGGTTATCTGGATCTGAACATCAAGTTCAAACGCGAGAAGCATTGCTCATTAGAGAGCTAGACAGTTTATCTCCTGAAGCGGTTGATTACCTAACTAAGCAACTCACTGCATCTTCTATTGTTAGCTGGTTACCTTCTACTGAGGTGGTGGTTCGATTAGCGCAAGTGAGCGAAGACCCAGAGGTCTACAAAATTCTATGGCGAATGAAGGCCGATTATCATAGCCAAGCTGAGCTAGTTCGCCTTGCTGAAACCAAACAAACGTTCGCGCTTGAACAGGTGATGGCAGCGACTAAGAACCCGCGTTTGAAAGATGAAGCGATTACTTTGCTTACCAAAGTTAACCCGTTATCAGAAGAGGTGAAGCTGTTCCTTGTCTCTAGGATGGCGATTGCTGATGAAGCACCATTAGTTGCGCGTGAACTCGCCAAACAAGGTCATACGCGATGGTTGCAAGATCTCGTCAATGATAACCCTCAGGTGAAGAGTTCTTTGATCGAGCAAGCATTACCGTAAAGTGGATTTTGCCTCTCAATAACCACACTAAAAAGGGGGACCTCAGCGTCACCCTTTTTGATATACTGAGCGCAGAATAATCAGCATGTAGAAGTCCTATGAGTTTTAAAGATTTACGTGATTTTATCGACCATCTTGAAAGTATTGGTCAGTTGAAACGCATTTCTCACCCAGTCGATCCAGACTACGAAATGACCGAGATTAGCGACCGTACTCTACGTGCTGGTGGCCCGGCTCTTTTGTTTGAAAATCCAGTAGGCTATGACATGCCTGTTTTGACCAACCTATTTGGTACACCCAACCGTGTTGCTATTGGTATGGGGCGTCAAGAAGTCAAAGAACTGCGTGAAGTGGGCAAGTTGCTTGCTTACCTAAAAGAACCTGAGCCACCAAAAGGCTTTAAAGACGCTCTTGATAAACTGCCTGTATTTAAGCAAGTCTTGAACATGCCGGCTAAACGCCTTCGCAAAGCGGCTTGCCAACAAGTGGTATGGCAAGGCGATGACGTCGACCTAGATAAAATACCTGTGATGAGCTGTTGGGCTGACGATGTCGCACCATTGCTAACATGGGGTTTAACGGTTACTCGTGGTCCAAACAAGAAACGCCAAAACTTAGGCATCTATCGTCAACAGAAGATCGGCAAGAATAAAATCATCATGCGTTGGTTAGCCCACCGTGGTGGAGCGCTGGATCTGCGTGATTGGATGGAAGCCAACCCAGAGAAGCCATTCCCAGTATCGGTAGCGTTTGGTGCTGACCCTGCCACCATTCTTGGAGCAGTTACGCCAGTGCCGGATACTTTATCGGAGTACGCGTTTGCAGGCTTATTACGTGGTAGTAAAACTGAGGTCGTTAAATCAATCAGCAACGACTTAGAAGTTCCTGCAAGTGCAGAAATCGTGATGGAAGGTTACATTGACCCGAATGAATTCGCGGATGAAGGGCCTTACGGAGATCATACTGGTTACTACAACGAGAAAGAAAAGCACCATGTGTTTACTATTACTCATGTAACCATGCGCGAGAACCCTATCTATCACAGCACCTATACTGGCCGTCCACCTGATGAGCCAGCGGTATTGGGTGTTGCGCTCAATGAAGTGTTTGTGCCTATTCTTCAAAAGCAGTTCCCAGAGATTGAAGATTTCTATCTACCGCCTGAAGGTTGTTCGTACCGAATGGCAGTAGTGACCATGAAGAAGCAATACCCAGGTCACGCTAAGCGAGTGATGATGGGTGTATGGTCTTTCTTACGCCAATTCATGTACACCAAATTTGTATTGGTGTGCGATGAAGATGTGAATGCACGTGATTGGTCTCAAGTAACCGCAGCGATGTGCGAACATATGGATCCGTCACGCGATAGCTTGATGATAGAGAACACGCCGATCGATTCATTGGATTTTGCTTCACCCGTGGTTGGGTTAGGCTCTAAGATGGGTCTAGATATCACTAAGAAGTGGGACGCAGAGTTAGCGTTATCGCCAGATGCCCAAGCAGCACCTGTAAATAGTGAACATATAGAGGGTAGCTTGGCTGAGTTAACCAAGGTTCATCCTGAAATTATTGATATTCACCTGCAAAACGACAATGCCAGCATGGTTGTGGTGTCTATTGATAAGCAAGCAGCCGGTAATGGTAAGAAAATCATGGAAGCGGTTTGGTCTCAATTTGATGAGAACAAGTTTGTTATCGTGTGTGACGGTGATGTCAATGTGAGTGATTGGAATGACATCATTTGGGCGGTAACGACCAGAATGGATCCGGCGAGAGATACGTTATTCCTACAGAATGAAACTGGACACTCAAAAATGGGCCTCGATGCGACCAATAAGTGGGAAGGTGAATGCTTGCGTGAGTGGGGTGTACCAATCACAAAAGATCCTGATGTCGTGAAAAAGATTGATAGCATCTGGGAACAGCTAGGAATTTCATGAGCTACCAAGTAGTCTTATACCCAGAAAACATCAGTTTCACAGTAGAAAAAGGGCAAACGGTCTTGGATGCTGCGCTCAACAGCGATATCTATTTCCCAAACCGTTGCCAAGTTGGCGCATGCGCAATGTGTATGTGCAAAAAATTAGAAGGGCAAGTGAGTTACCACCTTGAACCCATGCTCACAGAGAAAGAGCAGCAACAAGGCTGGATTTTTGCTTGCCAAGCATTTGCAGAAAGTAATTTAGTTCTAACCTTTGCCGATTAAGGGTTAGTAAGAGGAAGAACATGACTATTAAATGTAAAGTGAAGTCTATCGAGCCTTTGGCTTGTAATACTTACCAAATCCTACTCCACCCAGAAACACCGGTCGCTTTTAAAGCGGGCCAGTACCTGATGGTTGAAATGGGCGAGAAAGATAAGCGCCCATTCTCTATCGCAAGTAGCCCTTGCCGCCACGAAGGTGAGCTTGAGCTACATATTGGTGCTGCCGAGCATAATGCTTACGCACTAGAAGTCGTTGAAGCGATGAAGAAGGCACAAGCTGAAGATGGTGATATTGCTATTGATGCTCCACACGGAGATGCTTGGATCAAAGAAGAAAGCGATCGCCCTCTATT
Coding sequences:
- the rho gene encoding transcription termination factor Rho, whose product is MNLTELKNRPVSELVKLSESLGLENQARLRKQDIIFSILKAHAKSGEDIFGDGVLEILQDGFGFLRSADSSYLAGPDDIYVSPSQIRRFNLRTGDSIGGKIRPPKDGERYFALLKVNTVNYDKPDNARNKILFENLTPLHANERMVMEAGNGATEDITARILDLASPIGKGQRGLIVAPPKAGKTMLLQNIAQSIARNHPECELMVLLIDERPEEVTEMQRLVKGEVVASTFDEPASRHVQVAEMVIEKAKRLVEHKKDVVILLDSITRLARAYNTVIPSSGKVLTGGVDANALHRPKRFFGAARNVEEGGSLTIIATALVDTGSKMDEVIYEEFKGTGNMELHLNRKIAEKRVFPAIDFNRSGTRREELLTKNDELQKMWILRKIVHPMGEIDAMEFLIDKLAMTKTNDEFFDAMRRQ
- the ubiD gene encoding 4-hydroxy-3-polyprenylbenzoate decarboxylase, whose product is MSFKDLRDFIDHLESIGQLKRISHPVDPDYEMTEISDRTLRAGGPALLFENPVGYDMPVLTNLFGTPNRVAIGMGRQEVKELREVGKLLAYLKEPEPPKGFKDALDKLPVFKQVLNMPAKRLRKAACQQVVWQGDDVDLDKIPVMSCWADDVAPLLTWGLTVTRGPNKKRQNLGIYRQQKIGKNKIIMRWLAHRGGALDLRDWMEANPEKPFPVSVAFGADPATILGAVTPVPDTLSEYAFAGLLRGSKTEVVKSISNDLEVPASAEIVMEGYIDPNEFADEGPYGDHTGYYNEKEKHHVFTITHVTMRENPIYHSTYTGRPPDEPAVLGVALNEVFVPILQKQFPEIEDFYLPPEGCSYRMAVVTMKKQYPGHAKRVMMGVWSFLRQFMYTKFVLVCDEDVNARDWSQVTAAMCEHMDPSRDSLMIENTPIDSLDFASPVVGLGSKMGLDITKKWDAELALSPDAQAAPVNSEHIEGSLAELTKVHPEIIDIHLQNDNASMVVVSIDKQAAGNGKKIMEAVWSQFDENKFVIVCDGDVNVSDWNDIIWAVTTRMDPARDTLFLQNETGHSKMGLDATNKWEGECLREWGVPITKDPDVVKKIDSIWEQLGIS
- a CDS encoding 2Fe-2S iron-sulfur cluster-binding protein; protein product: MSYQVVLYPENISFTVEKGQTVLDAALNSDIYFPNRCQVGACAMCMCKKLEGQVSYHLEPMLTEKEQQQGWIFACQAFAESNLVLTFAD